The window CGGCCGCCGGCGCCGGGGAACACGCGGCCGGAGCGACGCCGGCCGCCGCGCAGATCGACGCAGTGGACCCCGACGCCGTCGTCCTCCCCGGGAGCAAAAACACCGTCGACGACCTGCTCGCGCTCCGGAACGCGGGATTCGATCGCGCGCTCGCCGCGTTCGACGGGCCGATCGTGGGTGTCTGCGGCGGCTACCAGCAACTCGGCGAGCGGATCACCGACGCCTCGCTCGAGGGTACCGGCTCGGCGGACGTCGTCGAGGGGCTGGGACTGCTCCCGGTCGAAACCCGGTTCGACCCGGAGAAGCGACTCGAGCGAACGACCGTCGCCGTCGACGGGTCGGCGACGCCGCTGCTCGAGGGGGCGACCGGGACGGCCTCCGGCTACGAGATCCACGCCGGCCGTACCCGGGCCCTCGAGGACGTGGCGCGGCCGCTCGAGGACTCGAGTGCGGCGCGAGGAACGGTGCTGGGGACCTACCTCCACGGCCTGTTCGACAACGAGAACGTCCGTCGGGCCTTTCTCGAGGCGGTCGCGCGGTCGGCGGGTGTCGACCTGCCCGCTGTGGACAGGACCGACAGGTCGGCGCAGGCGAGTGCGGGCCCGGGTTCGTCGCCGTACGACCGGGCGGCCGCGCTCGTCGAGGAACACGTGGATCTCGAGCCGCTCGGCGAGCCGTACTCGTCGCGGTCGCAATAACGAAACGAGGGCCGATCAGGCGCTGCCGCGGTAGGTCCCCAGCAACTCCTCGAGGATGATACACTCCTGATCGGTCGAGTCGTAGTGGGTGTCGATGAACCGCTCTGCGGCCTCGTAATCGCCGCGAAGGCCGTGTTTCCGGACCGTAATGACCGCGTCGAGGAAGAACGTACCACCGTCGGCACCCAGCGCCTTCGCGTGATCCTCCTCGGAGATGTCGATCTCGGCTTTGATCTCGTCGAAGTTGAACGTCTCGACCTCGTGGTCGGGGTTGATGAGGGTCAGCACGTACTCCGCGGAGAACCGATAGAACTCGGATTTGCTCTCGAACATACCGTCTTCGACGAGCGTGTCGATCTCCTCGACGACCTCGTCGGGGTACCTGACGGTATCTTTCGCCATACTCGCTATCTCCACGTTGCTCGTTCATTACTGTTTCGGCGAATTATCGGTACGCATAGGTTTCTCCCGGAGAACGGCGTCGTTTTCCGGTTCGAAGTCCGCGTTGAACCGGAGGGGCAATTTGCTCGTCGACGGGTACTCGATCCGGTCGGCCACTCGCAACTACCTACAAATTTATTATTTATCGCCCTCAACTGTGGGGTGCAATGGCAGACGAAGCCGAAATCCGCGAGCAGATGATCGACGCGTTCGAAGGAGCCGACTACCCGATCTCGAGTCCGATGGACCTCGTTCCGGCGCTGCCGAACGGTCCCGGGACGAAGTTCGAGTCCGGCGACTTCTCGATGACAGCAATGGAACTGAACACGAAAGCCTCCGGTGGCGACTTCCCGTACGACGACGTGGAAACGCTCGTCGACGACATCATCGAGCAACTCAAAGAACAGGACGAACTGTAACCGGAACGCCCTCGCGACGACACCGAACGGGGGACCGGTCCGCGACCCGCAGCAGCGTCGCCGCACGAGCGCCGGGTCGACGGAAACCGACAACCGACAACCGACACTCGAGCGAGTAACGGAGACGGAACCGGGAAGCCGGGACGGATCCACCGTCAGCGATTTCGCTCAGACGTCCCCGACTTTTTCAGTGTTGGGCCGCTAGACGACCACTACCCTGTGTGTCGACCCATCGGCGCGGAGCGGTCCCCGGACCACCACATTCTTAATCTACGACGTGATCGAAAATAGAAAGGGAGCCGACTGAGGGTAGGTTGCGAATGACACGGGAGCAAAACGAGTCTCGAGGCGAGATGATCGTCGTTATCACGACCGCATCGCGGGGGGAGAGTCGTCTCCGTGAGCGACTGGGCGGCAAGGCTAACGTCGTCGTCCAGCCGGTCGATCCGGATCTCGAGGAAAACGGCGACGACCACGATCCGGACCTGGGGTCGATGCCGGTCCCCGACGGGAGTTCGACGGGGACAGGGACGGGGACCGCGACCGTACCGGACGGGCTGGTGATCGAACTCCGCGACCCCCGACCGGAGGTCCTCGAGGCGCTGCTCACCCGAATGGACGACGAGTTCGGCGACGGGGTACCGACGATCGTCTCATCCTGGAGTGGCAGCGAGGAACTCGCGGCGACCGCGGTTCGGGCCGACGCCGACGACTACGTCCCGATCGAGGGCAAGGATTCCGCCGACCGTATCCTTGAGACGGTCTCGTCCGGGTTGGAGCGCTCCGACCCGAGTGTGAAGTTCCACCGGATTATCGCCGAGGAGCTCCCGGACGAGGCGTTCGTCATCAGCGAAGACGGAACGTACCTCGAGAGCAAGATGAGTTCCGACTCCGTGGCACTGTATACGATATCGCCCAGCGAGCTGACCGGGAACCACCTCACGGACGCGTTTCCCGAAGAAGAGGCGGAGCGTCTCATGGCGTGTATCGAGCGGGCGATAGCGACGGAAGAGATCCAGACGATCGAGTACGACGCGCCGACGGTCGAGGGGCCGCGCCGGTTCGAAGGCCGTGTCGTGCCGGTCGACGAACGGATCGACGGCAAACGGGCCGTCGTCTGGCTGGCTCGAGACATCACCGAGCGGGTCGAGCGGGAACGGCAGTTACGTTCCCAGCGGGCCGAACTCGAGACGCTGAATCGGATCAACGCGGTCGTCCGCCAGGTGATCGAGACGCTCGTCGAGGCCCCCACCCGCGAGGCCATCGAGTGTGACGTCTGCGAACAGCTGGTCGCCTCGGAGCTGTACTCGGGGTCGTGGATCGTCGGCCGGACCGGCGAGGGCTCCCTCTCCTACCGGACGGGTGCGGGCGACGCGGAGACGTACCTCGAGCGGGTCCAGGAGATCGACATCGAGCACGAGCGGCCGGTCGAACGCGTCGGCCGGACGGGTGAGGTCGAGGCGGTCAACCACGTGTTAGAGAGCAACTCCCTGCCAGACGAACTCGAGGAGGCGGCCCGGGAGGACGAGGTACACGCAGCCATCTCCGTGCCGATCATCTACGAGGACGTCACCTACGGCGTGCTCTCCGTCCTCGCGAGCCGGGAAGACGCCTTTAGCGAGAGCGAGCAGGCCGGGTTCGAACTCCTCGGAGAGACGATGGGGTTCGCGATCATGGCGGTCCGGAACCGCCAGCTCCTGTTTGCCGACTCCGTCGTCGAACTCGAGTTCCGTATCGACGGTGGCGACTCGCTTTCGTTCGATCTCTCCGAGGAGTACGGCTGTACCTGCTCGCTCGAGTGGGCCGGTACCGGTACAAACGGCCGCACCTACCAGTTCGTGAACATCGACGGCCTCGGCGGGGAAACGGTCCTCGAGGAGGCGCGAAACCACGAGTCAATCGAGGAGTGCCGACTCATCTACGACGGGAACGAACAGTGCACCCTCGAGTTGCGGCTGTCGGAGTCGGGCGTCCGGACGCTCGCGAACCACGGCGCGACGATCAGGGACGTCACCGTCAGCGACGGCGTCGGAACCTGTCTCGTCGAGGTTCCGCAGAACGCGGACGTCAGGGAGATCGCCGACGCGCTCTCGCTCGTTTACGAGAACACGGAACTCGTGGCCCGCCGGGAGGTCGACCGACCCGTCAGGACCGCCTCGGAGCGGCGGGATCGCATCCTCGACGAACTGACCGACCGCCAGCTCACGACGCTCAGGCTCGCATACTACGGCGGCTTCTTCGACTGGCCCCGCGAGAGCACCGGCGAGGAGATCGCCGAAATGATGGACGTCTCGCCGCCGACGATGCACCAGCACCTCCGGAAAGGCCTCAAGACCGTTCTCGGCGAGTTCTTCGAGGAACACGGCCCCGCGCCGGACGAGGGCGAGTGAGCGCCCGCTCGAGGACCCGTTCCGTGTGCCCCCTGGCTGCCTAACTCTTTAGGAGCTACACTTGTCACATCGGGTGCGTAATCATTCACTGCTGTATAGGAGTGGTAGGTCGGGTTGCGAGGACGGTAGGTGGTGGGGATTCGAATGGATTTCCTCGCACCCGTTGCCTCCGGATATCCGAAGGCAGCGGCGGCTACGGTCTGGAGACTCATAACCTTGTCCGATAGACACGTGTGAACCGGATCGTCCGTCACGGCGATCGCACCCGGAGAAGTCGCCGGGCGCCCTGCTGCGAAGAACGAGAGAAAGAGAACCTACGACTCGAGTGCGTCATCGACCGCCGCGTCGACGAGTCCGTCCTCGAGCAGCGCGACGACGCTCTCGACGTCGGCATGCACCGGGCGATCACCCGTCTCGGTAAGGGGTGGGACGACCTCCCGCACGAGGTGCCGGACGGCGGCGGTTCCGTCGCCGAGCGAGAGTCCAGATCCGTTCCTGTCCCTTTCGTCACCCTCGCTCGAACCGCTCGCAGCCGTCGCGGCGTCGAAGGCATCGTCGACGTACTCGGCGGCTTCGGTTCCACAGATCAGTTCGGCCGCGACGATCCACGTCGCGTTCTCCAGGGCCGTCCGCACGCCGAGCGCGGACTGGGAACTCATGCTGACGTGGTCCTCCTGACCGCCGCTGACGGGCGTGTTGTCGCTCGAGGCCGCGTCGATCGCCCGGATCTCGTTGAGTAAGGCGGCGGCGGTGTACTGGGCGATCATGAATCCCGACTCGACGCCGCTGTCGGCCGCCAGGAACGGCGGGAGGTGGGGTTCTTGCAGGTTCGGGTTCAGCAGCCGATCGATCCGGCGCTCCGAGATGGCGGCCAGGTCCGTCAGCGCGAGGCGGACGTACTCGAGGCGCAGTGCCAAGGGCGCGCCGTGGAAGTTCCCGCCCGACAGCACCGACGCGCGGTCGGTCCCCGACGCACGGCCGGGGTCGGCGACGCGCTCGGCGGGGAACACGAGCGGGTTGTCCGTCGCGCTGTTGAGTTCGACGGCGACGGCCTCCCGGAGGTGCTCGAGGGCGTCCCGGACCGCGCCGTGGACCTGCGGGAGACACCGCAGCGAGTAGGCGTCCTGAACGCGGTCGCAGTTCCGGTGGGCCTCGACGATCTCGCTGCCCGCGGTGAGCCGTCGGATCGCCGCGGCGCTCTCCCCCTGTCCCGTGTGCGGTCGTACCTCGTGAATCGCCGGGTCGGACGTCGCCGTCGTGCCGAGACTCGTTTCGGTCGTCAGCGCGCCCGCGGCGTCGGCCGCACGGACGAGCCGTTCGCCGTCGACGACCGCGAGCGCGGCCAGCCCGACCGTCAGCTGGGTGCCGTTGATGAGCGCGAGCCCCTCCTTCGGGGCCAACGACAGCGGCTCGAGGCCGATCTCCGAAAGCGCCTCGTCGCCGGGGAGTCGCACGTCGTCTCCGTCTCGCTCGACGACGGCCTCGCCCTCGCCGACCAGCACCAGTGCCATGTGAGCCAGTGGCGCGAGGTCGCCGCTCGCGCCGAGGCTACCGCGGGACTTGACGACCGGGTGGACCCCCTCGTTACAGCACGCGACCAGGTGGTCGATCACGTCCTCGCGGATCCCGGAGTAGCCCTTCACGAGGGCGTTGATCCGGGCGACCATCATCGCGCGGACCTCCTCCCGCTCGAGTTCGCGGCCAGCCCCCGCGGCGTGGCTGCGAAGCAGGTTGTGCTGGAGCGCCTCGAGATCCTCGGTCGGGATCCGCTCGTCGACGAGTTCGCCGAAGCCGGTGTTGAGCCCGTAGACGGCCTCCTCGCCGTCGACGACGTCTTCGACGCGCTGACGCGACGCTCGCACTCGCTCGCGGGCCGGTTCGGGCACGACGACCGTCGCGTCCTCCCGGGCGACCGCGACGACGTCCTCGGGCGTCAGCGTCTCGCCGTCGAGTTCGACCGCGCTCACGATCGAACCACCTCGCCGCCCTTCAGGACCGTGTCCACTGCGGGCGTGTCGAACCGGTAGGCGATGTGGGCGTACGACGGCGCCTCGAGGACGACGGCGTCGGCCGGCGCACCGACTCCCAGCGTCCCGGTCCCGTCGTCGCGGTCGAGCGCCCGGGCGGCCGCGCTGGTCGACGCTCGCAGCGCCTCCGCGGGGGTCATCCCCATCTCGACGCAGGACAGCGTCTGGACGAACCCCATGCTCCGGGAGTGGCAGTTCGGGTTGAAGTCCGTCGCGACCGCGACCGGCCAGCCGGCCTCGAGGAACGCCCGCGCGTCGGCATAGTCGGCCCCGAGGCCGAACGCCGTCCCGGGCAGCAAGACGGGAACCACGTCCGCCGCGCGCATCGCCTCGACGTCCTCGTCGGTCGCGTGCAGGAGGTGGTCGGCGCTCGCGGCCGCGAGGTCGGCCGCCAGTTCCGCCCCGCCCAGCCGCGTGAACTCCTCGGCGTGGACCTTCGGCGTCAGTCCGGCCTCGAGTCCGGCCTCGAGGACCCGCCGGGACTGCTCGACGTCGAAGACGCCCTCCTCGCAGAAGACGTCGCAGAACTCGGCGATCCCCTGGGATTCGACCGCCGGGAGCTGGTCGTCGACGACGCGGTCGACGTAGTCGTCGGTCGACTCCCCTTCCGGAACGGCGTGGGCACCCAGGAACGTCGGAACGAGGTCGACGGGGTGGGCCTCGTCGGCCCGGTCGATCGCCTCGAGCAGGCGCAGTTCGGTCTCGGTGTCGAGACCGTAACCGGACTTGACCTCGACGGTCGTCGTTCCCCGCGCGAGCATGGCGTCGAGGTGGCCGAGCAGGTTCTCGAGGAGGGTTTCGTCGCTCGCCTCGCGGGTGGCCCGGACGGTCCGCAGGATCCCGCCGCCGTCCTCGAGGATCTCCTGGTAGCTCTTCCCGCGGAGTTTGGCCTCGAACTCGTCGGAGCGGTCGCCGGCGAAGACGGCGTGGGTGTGGGGGTCGACGAAGCCGGGGACGACGGCGTTCCCGTCGGCGTCGACCGCGACGTCGGCGTTCTCGGGCGGGTACTCGCGGACGATTTCGTCGGTCGTGCCGACGGCGACGACTTCGTCACCGACCGCGGCGAAGGCGCCGTTCTCGATGGTCTCGAGAGGGCCTTCGTCCTCGTCGTCGTTCGCTGGCCCGACGACCAGTTCGCTCGCGCCGTAGACGACGCACGTCCGCTCCGTCATCGTCTCCCCTCCAGATAGCCGGCCAGGAAGTGTGCGACGGCCCGCGCGGCCGCGTCGACGGTGAGGTCCCGGCGGTCGAGTGCCGGTGCACACTCGACGACCTCGAACCCGGCGATCCGGTCGTCGCCGGCGAGTACCCGCAGGACCCGGTACAGCTCCCGGGTCGACAGCCCGCCCGGCGTCGGCGCGCTCACGCCGGGTGCGGCCGCCGCGTCGAGGACGTCGCAGTCGACGCTGACGTAGACGCGGTCGACATCGTCCATCGCCTCGAGCGCGCGTCCCGTCGCCGCGACCGGATCCTCGCCGACCTCCTCGGCGGTGACGACCTCGCCGCGGTGCTCGCGGACGTAGTCGTGGTAGGCCGTCGAGGTCTCGAAGTGGCGCGCCCCGAGACAGGCGTAGCGGTCGAGTCCGTCTTCGAGCAGTTGCCGGTACGGCGTGCCGCTGGTCGGGCCGTCGACGGGTTCGCGGACGTCGAGGTGCGCGTCGAGGTTGACGACGCCGACGGCGGCGTCCTCGAGCAACGGCGCGACGTTCGGGTACGTAAGCGAGTTGTCTCCGCCGAAGAAGACCGGGAGGGCCTCGCGGTCGTGGACGAGCGCCGTCGTCTCCGCGAGGGTCGACTGGACGTCGGCGACGGCTTCCTCGTTCTCCGGGCCGTCGACGAGCCGTCGGACGTCACCGAGGTCGGCCACCGAACGGACGGGACCGCCGTCGAAGTGGTGGGTCTTCACCCGCGCGAGCGACCGCCGGATCGCCGTCGGCCCCTCGCGTGCGCCGTCGCGTCCGATGACCGCGCCGTCGTAGGGTTCGCCGACGAGGACGGCTTGGGCGTCCGGCGCTTCGGAGCCGTCACCGTCACCCGGCGTCTCGACCACGTGGCCGAACAGTTCGTCGTTGGGGTCGCTCGCCTCGGCGACCGTCCGCCAGCCGCCGGCCGCATCCCAGTCGGGGTGGACGGTCAGTCGGTCGGCGAGGTCGTCGTCTCCGCTCATCGCTCGAGATCGGCCTCCGTTGCCATCGGTACCTCGACGTTCGATTCGCGGGCTTCTGAAAGTGCCTCCTCGTAGCCCGCGTCGGCGTGGCGGATCACGCCCATCCCAGGGTCGGTGGTGAACACCCGGCGGGCCTTCTCGGCGGCCAGGTCGCTCCCGTCGAGGACGACGTGGTTGTTCGCGTGGAGGGCGTTGCCGATGCCGACGCCGCCGCCGTCGTGGACGCTGACGATGTCCGCGCCGGCCGCGCAGTTCAGCAGGGCGTTCAGGATCGGCCAGTCCGCGACCGCGTCGGTGCCGTCCTTCATGGCCTCGGTCTCTCGGTTGGGGCTCGCGACCGAGCCCGCATCGAGGTGGTCCCGCGTGACCACGACCGGGGCCGAAATCTCGCCCTCGGCGACCAGTTCGTTGATCCGCAGGGCGAAGCGCGCGCGCTCGGTCAGTTCCTCGTCGCCCTCCGTGCTGTAGCCGAGCCAGCAGACCCGGCTGGGGAGTCCTTGAAATTGAATCTCGTCCTGTGCGAGTTCGATCCACCGCCGGAGATGGTCCTTCTCGGGGAACAACTCGAGGACGGCCTCGTCGGTCCGGTGGATGTCCGCCGGATCACCCGAGAGCGCGACCCAGCGGAACGGCCCCTTGCCGCGACAGAACTGCGGGCGGATGTAGGCGGGGACGAACCCGGGGAAGTCGAACGGCTGGCGTTCATCGGGCTCGCTGCCAGACACGGGCCACGGGCGCTCCTCGCGGTGGTCCTCGACCTGGCCGCGGATGTTGTTCCCGTACTCGAAGGCGACCGCACCCCGATCCTGTAACTCGAGGATACCGTCGACGTGGCGCTCCATCGTCTCGAGGCTCTCCTCGCGGTACGTTTCGGGATCGCTCTCGCGGAGTTCGTCGGCCTCCTCGACAGTGTAGCCCGCGGGGTAGTACCCCTCGAGCGCGTCGTGAGCGCTGGTCTGGTCGGTGACCACGTCCGGGACGAACCCGCGCTCGAGGAACCGTTCGTGTAACTCGGCGGCGTTGACGTGGACGCCGACGCTATAGGCTTCGCCTGCTTCGGCGGCCTCCTCGGCCCGCTCGATCGCCTCGTCGACGTCGTCGACCTTCTCCATGCAGTAGCCCGTCTCGATGCGCCGGTCGATCCGCTCCTCGTCGACCTCGGCCGCGATGCAGACGCCGCCGTTCATCGTGACCGCGAGCGGCTGTGCGCCGCCCATCCCGCCCAGGCCGGCGGTCGCGACGATCTTACCGCTCAAATCGCCCTCGAAGTGTTGCCGTGCCAACTCGGCGAGCGTCTCGAAGGTCCCCTGGATGATCCCCTGGGTACCGATGTAGGCCCACGACCCCGCGGTCATCTGGCCGTACATGATCTTCCCCTCGGCCTCGAGTTCGTGGAAGTGCTCCCAGTCGTCCCACCTGCCGACGAGGTTCGAGTTCGCGATCAGCACCCGGGGCGCGCGCTCGTGAGTTTCGAACCGACCCACGGGCTTGCCCGACTGTACCAGGAGGGTCTCGTCGTCCGGGAGCGTCCGGAGTTCCTCGAGGATGGCGTCGTAGGCGTCCCACGACCGGGCCGCCCGGCCGGTGCCGCCGTAGACGACCAGCTCTTCCGGCTTTTCGGCGACCTCCGGATCGAGGTTGTTGTTGAGCATCCGGAGTGCGGCCTCCTGTCGCCAGCCCTCACACTCGAGATCGGTCCCGGTCGGCGCACCCTGGTACTCGCGCCACTGGTTGCTCGGCTCGCCGAGTCGATCCCGTGCCTGCGTCGACGATTGCTGTTCTGTCATGTTCAGTACTAGCACGTGACGGACCAATATCGATCACGTTCCCTTCGGAAGTGCCTTTATACGTTAAGGCGTGCTTGTTGGTACCACGTGTACGAAGCGACCTTTGCCATCGCGGACTCGACCGTCTACACGGAACCGACCGAAGGGAGCGACTGCAGGATCGAACTCTGGTGTAACGAGCACTCGGACCTGCTCTACGCCGCTGGCTCCCGGATCGAGCCGCTGCTCTCGCGGATCCGCGACACCGTCGGGGTCGAAGAGCAGGTCCGACACGACGACGAAGCCGTCGTCATCACGAGTTCGTGTTTCAAGGGGTACGACGAGACCCACATCGACCGCTACCTCGCAGCGCACAACTGTCTGCTCGTGCCACCGCTGCGGTACGAGGACGGCACCAAACACTGCCGGATCCTCGCGCTCGAGGCCGACAGCCTCACCGACCTGTACGTCGACCTGCTCGAGGACGGGTTCCACATCGACGTCCGCAGCAAACGCGAGATAACCGTTCCCTCTCACTCCTCGCCGCTGTTGACCCTGGACGACGCCCTGCCGGAACTGACGGGCCGCCAGCGCGAGGTGCTGTCGCTGGCCGTCGAGCGGGGGTACTACGAGTTGCCGCGGGAGACGACGACCGAGGCGTTGGCCGGGGAACTCGAGGTCAGTCGGCGGACGGTGGAGGATCACCTCCGGCGCGCCGAGCAGAAACTGTTGACGACGCTGGTGTCGTACCTGTACTAGGGTACTAAGGTACTAGGGTTCGACGAGTTCCGCCGCCCTCGCCGCCTCCTCGGCCCGCTCGAGCAGGTCGTCGGGCTCGCTCTCGAGGAGCCGTTTCTGGCGTGCGTTCGTCTCCGTGCGGTCGGGCGCGACGCGGTTACAGCCCGCGTCGATCGTCGAGTCAGTGAACGTCCCGATCTCGCGGGCGCGGTCGACGATGTCGTGTTTGTCCCAGGTCAGTAGCGGTCGGTGGATCGGCAGCGACGTCGCCCGGCTGGTGACCCCGAGGTTCTGGACGGTCTGGCTCGACTTCTGGCCGACCGCCTCCCCCGTGACGATCCCGTGGGCGTCGACGCGCTCGGCCAGCACCTCCGCGGCCCGGTAGAAGAAGCGCCGCAGGGAGAGCATCCGGCCGACCTCCATCTCGTCGACCAGCAGATCGACCGTCTCGCCGCCGGGGACCTTGTAGGCCTGCATGTCGAAGTTCGGAGCGTACTCGGCGAGCGTCCGGACCGTCTCCATCGCTCGAGCCTCGTGGTCGATCCCCCCGTACTGTCCGAGGTCCACGTAGACCGGGACGATCGGGCTGCCGCGTCTCATCATCTCGTAGGCAGCCACCGGCGAATCGATCCCGCCACTGACGAGCGCGATCGTCTTCTCCTGGGCCCCGAGCGGGAGCCCGCCCGGTCCGGAGACCGACTCGAGGTAGACGAAGGCGAGGTCCTCCCGGACCTCAACGCCGAACGTGACGTCCGGGTCGTCGAGGTCGACCGCTGGTTCGAACTCACACTCGTCCTCGACGACGTCCCAGATGGCCGCCCCGCCCTCTCGAGCGAGGTCCTCGCTGTCGTAGGGGAGGGTCTTGTCGGCCCGGCGGGCGTCGACGGCGAACGTCCCGCCGTCGTAACACTCGCGGGCGGTCTCCTCGAGGACCTCGAGGATTCGCGCTTTCTCCGTGCTGACGGTCACCGCGGGACTCGCGGAGACGACGCCGAAGGTGTCCGTGGCGGCCGCGGTCGCGGCGTCGACCGCGTCCTCGTCCGTGTGGATCAGGGGGCGATTCCAGCGGCGCTCGACCTCGCCGGGGATGGACCGATCCTCGAGCAAGGCCTCGAGGTTCGCCGCGAGGAGGTCTTCCATGTAGCGTTTGACCGTGTTACTCTTCGTATTGAGGTCGCCGTGGCGGACGAGGACCGTGTCGGCTCCAGGGGGGCGCATGGGCGTGGATAGATGACCGGGGCTATAAGGGGGTTACGAGCGTGGCCCGTCGAATTACCCGGCCGACTCGCCGATCGAGGGGTTCATCCGGCCCGTATGGGCGTAGATACCGCCGACGAGGACGACTCCCGCGAGCAGCGGCAGGGCGGCGCTGACTCCGTAAACGAACTCGAAACTGACGGCCTCGACGAGCGGGAGCGAGACGAGCGGTCCGAGTCCGCCCCCGACGTCGCCGAGGACGTTGTTGGTCCCCATCGCGCGACCGACCCTGTCCTCGGGGGTGAGATCGGCCAGCAACGCCGTCAGCGGGCCGCCGACGCCGCCCTGCCCCGCACCGATCAGCACGCAGGCGAGTACCAGCACCTCGAAACTCCGACCGACCGACAGCGCGACGAACCCGACGAACGAGGTAAGCAGAAAGCCCAGCAGGACGGGGACGCGAGCGCCGACCGAATCGCTCAGGACGCCGCCACCGAGCGTAAACACCGACCCGGTGAGCACCGTTACGGCCATCAGCATGCCCGACGACCCCTGCGCGTCGAGGCCGAAGATCGAGACGGCACGCGCATCGAGCAGGAGCACGAGCGTCGAGAACAGCACGCCGATGTACGCGAAGTAGAGCCCGAAGTTCACGAGGCCGACGGTGACGGCCGGCACCGAAATCTCGAGGTCCCAGGGCTTGACCGACTCCTGTTCTCCCTCGACGTGCGTTTCGGGGACGATCAGGTACGCGATGACGCTCGCAAGCCCTGCGAACGAGGCCGCGAGGACGAACGCCGCGCCGTTGCTCCAGACGTCGCTGACGATCCCGCCCAGCACCAGGCCGGCAGGGAAGCCGAACGTGATCCCCGCCCGCACGATGCCCATGCTCGTCCCTCTCGAGTCGGCCTCGCTGACGTCGGCCGTGATGGTGTAGGCCGTCGCGAAGACGAGGGCACTACCCAGGCCCCACAGTACCCGTGCAACGATGAACCAGAACTCCGGGAGCGGAGCAACCAGCGCGACGACGTACATCGAGGTCGCGACCCCCTCGATCGCCAACCCGGCGATAAACGGCGTGCGGGTGCCGATCCGGTCAACCAGCGCGCCGGCCGGCGCGTTCGCCACCAGCCGGGTGAACCGGTTCGCGCTCAGGATGAAGCCGACCATGAACGCGGAGATCCCCAGGTACTCGCCGAGGTTCGGCAGGATCGGGAAGATGACCCCGCCGCCGAATCCGACGAAGAAGGTGCTGGCGACGACCGCGAGCACGACCCGGTTGGACTCGAGGGAGGGGAACTTCACTGGTGATCGCTCCGTACTATTTCGAAACGTAACTCGTCTCGACGAACGAGACCCCAGCTAATCGTTCTGTCGGATCCGGTCCGCACTGTCGCTACCGGGCCGGGACTGATCCGGTGGGACGTGACGCTCGAGTGCGATATCGGACGGCAGTGGCTACTGGAGCGGAACCAGGAGGAAAACGGGACTCCAGATTCGGACCGACTGGACCGCTCAGAACGTCGAGAGTTCGCCGTCGATTACGCGGCGGGTGATCTCCGTGACGTCTCCGAGTTCGCGGTCGACGATCGCTTCGATCTCGGCGTCGACGTCGTCGATCGTGACGCCGTCCTCGGTGACGACGTGGACG of the Halobiforma lacisalsi AJ5 genome contains:
- the hutU gene encoding urocanate hydratase; translated protein: MTEQQSSTQARDRLGEPSNQWREYQGAPTGTDLECEGWRQEAALRMLNNNLDPEVAEKPEELVVYGGTGRAARSWDAYDAILEELRTLPDDETLLVQSGKPVGRFETHERAPRVLIANSNLVGRWDDWEHFHELEAEGKIMYGQMTAGSWAYIGTQGIIQGTFETLAELARQHFEGDLSGKIVATAGLGGMGGAQPLAVTMNGGVCIAAEVDEERIDRRIETGYCMEKVDDVDEAIERAEEAAEAGEAYSVGVHVNAAELHERFLERGFVPDVVTDQTSAHDALEGYYPAGYTVEEADELRESDPETYREESLETMERHVDGILELQDRGAVAFEYGNNIRGQVEDHREERPWPVSGSEPDERQPFDFPGFVPAYIRPQFCRGKGPFRWVALSGDPADIHRTDEAVLELFPEKDHLRRWIELAQDEIQFQGLPSRVCWLGYSTEGDEELTERARFALRINELVAEGEISAPVVVTRDHLDAGSVASPNRETEAMKDGTDAVADWPILNALLNCAAGADIVSVHDGGGVGIGNALHANNHVVLDGSDLAAEKARRVFTTDPGMGVIRHADAGYEEALSEARESNVEVPMATEADLER
- a CDS encoding helix-turn-helix domain-containing protein gives rise to the protein MYEATFAIADSTVYTEPTEGSDCRIELWCNEHSDLLYAAGSRIEPLLSRIRDTVGVEEQVRHDDEAVVITSSCFKGYDETHIDRYLAAHNCLLVPPLRYEDGTKHCRILALEADSLTDLYVDLLEDGFHIDVRSKREITVPSHSSPLLTLDDALPELTGRQREVLSLAVERGYYELPRETTTEALAGELEVSRRTVEDHLRRAEQKLLTTLVSYLY
- a CDS encoding tRNA sulfurtransferase yields the protein MRPPGADTVLVRHGDLNTKSNTVKRYMEDLLAANLEALLEDRSIPGEVERRWNRPLIHTDEDAVDAATAAATDTFGVVSASPAVTVSTEKARILEVLEETARECYDGGTFAVDARRADKTLPYDSEDLAREGGAAIWDVVEDECEFEPAVDLDDPDVTFGVEVREDLAFVYLESVSGPGGLPLGAQEKTIALVSGGIDSPVAAYEMMRRGSPIVPVYVDLGQYGGIDHEARAMETVRTLAEYAPNFDMQAYKVPGGETVDLLVDEMEVGRMLSLRRFFYRAAEVLAERVDAHGIVTGEAVGQKSSQTVQNLGVTSRATSLPIHRPLLTWDKHDIVDRAREIGTFTDSTIDAGCNRVAPDRTETNARQKRLLESEPDDLLERAEEAARAAELVEP
- a CDS encoding MFS transporter is translated as MKFPSLESNRVVLAVVASTFFVGFGGGVIFPILPNLGEYLGISAFMVGFILSANRFTRLVANAPAGALVDRIGTRTPFIAGLAIEGVATSMYVVALVAPLPEFWFIVARVLWGLGSALVFATAYTITADVSEADSRGTSMGIVRAGITFGFPAGLVLGGIVSDVWSNGAAFVLAASFAGLASVIAYLIVPETHVEGEQESVKPWDLEISVPAVTVGLVNFGLYFAYIGVLFSTLVLLLDARAVSIFGLDAQGSSGMLMAVTVLTGSVFTLGGGVLSDSVGARVPVLLGFLLTSFVGFVALSVGRSFEVLVLACVLIGAGQGGVGGPLTALLADLTPEDRVGRAMGTNNVLGDVGGGLGPLVSLPLVEAVSFEFVYGVSAALPLLAGVVLVGGIYAHTGRMNPSIGESAG